The Paracoccus sp. MBLB3053 nucleotide sequence GGGTCGGGCTGGCCGACCTTGATCTTGATCCCGCCTATGCCCGATTCCAGCGACTTGTCGATTGCGGCTTTCACCTCATCGATGGAGGAAGACAGGAAGCCGCCCGAGGTATTATAGCAGGCGACACTATCGCGATGCGCGCCCAGCAGTTTTGCCAGCGGCAGGCCCGCGCGCTTGGCTTTCAGATCCCAGAGGCAGATATCCATCGCGGCAATCGCCTGCGTCGCGACGCCCGACCGCCCGACCGAGGCCCCGGCCCAGCACAGCTTGTCCCAAAGCCGCGCGATATCGTTCGGGTCTTCACCCAGCAAATTGTCCGCGATCTCGCAGGCATGGGCGTAAAGTGCCGGTCCGCCCGCGCGTTTCGAATAGCTGAAGCCAAGGCCGGACTGGCCGGATTCGGTCTCGATCTCGCAGAAGAGGAAGGCGACCTGCGTCAGCGGCTTCTGCCGCCCGGTCAGCACCTTGGCGTCGCTGATCGGGCGGGCCAGCGGCAGGTAGGCCAGCGAGAGCTTGACCGTCTTGATCGCGTCCTGCGTCGCGGGACCGGCGGCGAAGCCCGCCTTGGGCGGCTGCGCCGGGATCAGGCGTTGAGAGATATCCAGCATGACATGCACCTCAGTTGATGGCGGGTTCGGGCGTCTTGCCGCCATATTCGGTTTTCAGGAAATCGAAGTCGCAGCCCTTGTCGGCCTGCTCGATATGCTTGCTGAACATCAGCCCGTAGCCGCGCTGGTAGCGGGGCTCGGGGGCCTGCCACGCGGCGCGGCGCGCCTCCAGCTCGGCCTCATCCACCAGCATATTCAGGGACCGCGCGGGAATATCCAACTCGACCATGTCGCCGGTTTTCAAGAGCGCCAGCGGCCCGCCCACGAAGGCTTCGGGCGAGACATGCAGCACGCAAGCGCCAAAGCTGGTTCCCGACATTCGCGCATCCGAGATCCGCACCATGTCACGCAGGCCCAGCTTCAAGAGCGCCTTGGGCATCGGGATCATGCCCCATTCCGGCATCCCCGGCCCGCCTTGCGGCCCCGCATTGCGCAGGACCAGTACGGTTTCAGGTGTCAGCGGGTAATCGGGATCGTCGATGATCGCCTTCATCTCGGCATAGCTGTCGGCGACCAGCGCCGGGCCGGTATGGCGATGGAATTTCGGATCACAAGCGGCGGGCTTGATCACCGCGCCATCGGGGCAAAGGTTCCCCTTCAGCACTGCCAGTGATCCTTCATGATAGACGGGATTGGACAGCGGACGGATGACGTCATCGTTCCAGATCTTCACGTCCTCCAGCCCGTCAGTCAGCGGTCTTCCGGTGACGGTGATGGCCGAACTGTCGAGCTTATCACCGAGCTGCTTCATCAGCGCGCGCAGGCCCCCGGCATAGTAGAAATCCTCCATCAGATAGGTCGTGCCCGAGGGGCGGATATTGGCGATGACAGGCGTGGTGCGGCCGATCCGGTCCAGATCGTCCAGCTCCAGCGGCACACCGGCGCGGCGCGCCATGGCGATCAGGTGGATGATCGCATTGGTCGAACAGCCCGTGGCCATGGCGACTGTCACGGCATTGTTGACCGCCGCCGGGGTCACGATCTGATCGGGGGTCAGGTCCTCCCAGATCATCTCGACGATGCGCCGCCCACACGAGGCCGACATGCGCTGGTGGTTCGCGTCCGCCGCCGGGATCGAAGACGCCCCCGGCAGGGTCAGCCCCATTGCATCGGCGATCGCGGTCATGGTCGAGGCCGTGCCCATGGTCATGCAATGGCCGTAGGAACGGGCGATGCCGCCCTCGATGCCCTGCCATTCTTCCTTGGAAATCGTGCCCGCGCGGCGCTCATCCCAATATTTGAACCCGTCCGTGCCGGAACCCAGGTACTTGCCCGCGTAATTGCCGCGCAGCATCGGACCCGCGGGCAAATAGATGAACGGAACGCCCATGCTGAGCGCGCCCATGACCAGGCCCGGCGTGGTCTTGTCGCAGCCGCCCATCAGCACCGCGCCGTCGACCGGGTGGGAACGCAGCAACTCCTCGACCTCCATCGCCAGCATGTTGCGGTAGAGCATGGTGGTCGGCTTGACGAAATTCTCGGACAGCGACAGCGCCGGAAGCTCCATCGGGAAGCCGCCCGCCTGCA carries:
- a CDS encoding L-talarate/galactarate dehydratase; this translates as MLDISQRLIPAQPPKAGFAAGPATQDAIKTVKLSLAYLPLARPISDAKVLTGRQKPLTQVAFLFCEIETESGQSGLGFSYSKRAGGPALYAHACEIADNLLGEDPNDIARLWDKLCWAGASVGRSGVATQAIAAMDICLWDLKAKRAGLPLAKLLGAHRDSVACYNTSGGFLSSSIDEVKAAIDKSLESGIGGIKIKVGQPDPMEDLRRLDAVTAHLNGRVPLMVDANQQWDRVTALRFGRLVEPLNLEWIEEPLDAYDAEGHALLARELATPIATGEMLASADEHMALIRADAVDFIQPDAPRVGGITQFLKICAQAEVKRMRLAPHFAMEIHLHLAAAYPHEPWVEHFDWLAPLFNEELEIRDGRMIVPARPGLGCSLTGKARDWTVETTTFGG
- the araD gene encoding L-arabinonate dehydratase — translated: MQKKKEYMDLRSARWMVPDDQRSFGHRSRTMQMGYAAEDWEGKPIVAIINTWSDAQPCHMHFKDRVDWVKRGILQAGGFPMELPALSLSENFVKPTTMLYRNMLAMEVEELLRSHPVDGAVLMGGCDKTTPGLVMGALSMGVPFIYLPAGPMLRGNYAGKYLGSGTDGFKYWDERRAGTISKEEWQGIEGGIARSYGHCMTMGTASTMTAIADAMGLTLPGASSIPAADANHQRMSASCGRRIVEMIWEDLTPDQIVTPAAVNNAVTVAMATGCSTNAIIHLIAMARRAGVPLELDDLDRIGRTTPVIANIRPSGTTYLMEDFYYAGGLRALMKQLGDKLDSSAITVTGRPLTDGLEDVKIWNDDVIRPLSNPVYHEGSLAVLKGNLCPDGAVIKPAACDPKFHRHTGPALVADSYAEMKAIIDDPDYPLTPETVLVLRNAGPQGGPGMPEWGMIPMPKALLKLGLRDMVRISDARMSGTSFGACVLHVSPEAFVGGPLALLKTGDMVELDIPARSLNMLVDEAELEARRAAWQAPEPRYQRGYGLMFSKHIEQADKGCDFDFLKTEYGGKTPEPAIN